TACTTTATGTAATAAAATCTGTAGATATAACCTTTAATACAATAGCCGTAAGCTATATTGTTTAACTTTATAAAAATTGTAATTTGGTTTCAATCATCCTAGAAAAATTTTCTGCCTCCACCACTCGTTAATGGATGaattaatttattcaaattatCCTAATCTGATGATCCTGCCTTTTATACTGAAAATGTAGAATACTTGGTGAGAACAATTTGTGTTATTCGATCTTTTTAGTGCTAACTATGTGCTGATCACTCGTAATTTATTCACAATTTTGTAGGTTTTTGTTGACAATCTCGACTTTTTGAAGGAACTGGAATGACCTTAGAATCATTACATAATTCTCTTGTAACAATCGATCGTGTGGTCAGAGAGTAATGTAAAACTTTGTAAAGTTTTCGATAGTTTACAAGATCAAAGTGAACTGTTCTTTCAGGAAGTCCTGGCCGTAGAATGTATGATATCCTTTTTGCAGTTCAAGTTTTTAATATAATGAAAGCAGTAATAATTAGCATCTTGGTAATAGGCGAGTGGTGGCCAGATTTGTGCTGGCTAGAATTGCGAATGTTGATTCTTTTTTTTTTTGGATGACAGTATCTGCGGGCGGTAATGAATGAAAGGAATAATACAGGATAGATCATTATGCACTCTGTCCTCATGTTGGGACATTAATCCCAGTCGGTTCTCGCCTGTAGTGTAGTTGCTAGGATCTCCGTGGTGGTACCAAAATATGATCGATTATATTGTTTTATCCTTCAACAATTTCCCCCCCCCCCAATAAATAGTGTGTTTTTGGCTAAGTTCACAGTTTTTGCAGGACTATATTACAGTTGAGATGACTTCTGCTTAATATCATCCCCACTCTAATAGTAACTACATAAGATCCAAAAAATTAACAAtaatgaaattcaagaaaaaacTATATTATATATTTTAGTACTTTTCTTAAACGGTTGTATCATAATACCAAATGTAAAACTTCTGCTTTATGCAGCTATTGCCATACAAGTGCCTTCTGAGAAATGACCTCAAAacacaaaattttaaatttaaatgcATAGCTACAACTTACAAGTTTGTAACCCAAATCTATTACAGTTACCATTTTTAGAAACACACAAATTCCACAAATTCCACTTCAAGTCGGTGTTCTAAAAATCCCCGATTCAATCCGATTAATTCCCTACAAAGTATCCGACCGGTTCGAgttttgaaatccgattaatcTTTACGAATTTTACTTTATtggagtatatataattatttattaaaactaaaatactatattaatttaaatatgaataattatagaaattatgatataataaagatatatttgttaataaataactaatataattataataatatattaaatataaccTAATATTATAATACATCAGATTTTTACTCCAATTGATCCCCGATTTTCAATTAATTCCAAATCGGTAGTGCTACCGATCTTCCCCAATTCCGGATTTTTATAACACACTACTTCATGTCGATTCTGATAAATTCCAGTTAATTTCATAAAATCAATATTCATACaatatttttttagtattttttcattttttaaacATTAACCAAAGCCTAAAAAAAGAACCAACAGAAATTCAATAAATTGAATAAAATTGAGCCCTTTGCTATTCCCCTAAACCCTAACACGTCTCCTCTAAACCCCTCTCTTTCAAATTCCTAAAACTCTCACCAATTTTGAGAAGCTCCACTCATTCACACCAACAATGAACGACGTCGTTAAGCTAACACCCAAAGCTAAAAACTCAAACTCAAAGAAGAGAAAACGCAAAGAAGTAGCTCTCTTCGGCAACTACAAAAACTACTACGGCTATCGTGTACGTCTTTCACATCTCTATTCCCAATGTCGTTCAATAACTCGTATTTTTaatctcgataaatgaataaaattttccgGTCTTGAAAGTATTcaatttattattgtttattgTAATAGTGAAGAAATTGGATTACAGATTGGTCAGGAGCTAGAGGAAGATCCGAGAGTGAAGGTGTTTAAGAAGGAGTGGTTTGAAGGAAAGGATTGTCTCGATATCGGATGTAATAGCGGCTTGATCACTATTAATATCGGTAATTACTCTCGTAAATATGTTTAATTGTGTGTATAGAATTCTGTTTTATGTTTAGGAATGGGGAAGTATGAGTTAATGGTTGTTAGTTTTCTGTTGGACAGTTGTAACTGCCTAACTGATAGCGGTGTATGGTTTTAGCAATTAACACGTAGTTAGTTCAAACtatttgattaaatgatttggaATTGGATAGCTGCGGTTTCTTTAATTGTATTTGTAGGACTCTGTTTAAAATTTCCGAGGGGGGAAGTGTGTGGTTAATTGTGGTAAGTTTTCTGTTAGACAGTTGTAACTGCCTAACTGACGGCGGTGTGTGAATTTAGTTATTAAAATGTAGTTTCAACTTTTTGGTTAAATGATTTGGAAATGGATAGCTGCGGTTTCTTAAGCTTTGTTACCTGGACTCTTTAAAGATCATAATTTTTTGTAATTTTGGGATACAGTGGAAGAATTTTTAACTCTGTCCAATTCCAAAACAGGAGTCGGGAATGTATGCTTGTTGTTTATCATTGAAGTGACTTGTGTATATGTATCTGTCTATGTGTGTTACAATTTTAAGAATAAAATATTCTACCATGCTTCTAATTGGTTTCAGACATAGTCTGTACTTTCATatgtatattattaatatttgttAATCTTATTGACCTTTACACTGTATTTGATTAGTGATAACGTGATGAAAATTTTTAACTCGTTTGTTTTGCTTTTTATCTGATAGAGAATATAGAAATTTGAGCTACATCACTATTTTTTGACTAAAAATAGGTCAGTTTGTAGCTATTGTTTCTTTGGAAATAATgagtaaattttttttttttcaaaaataatttgCTAATGCTGATGTTATGAACTTAAATTGCAGTTTATCTTGTTGCCACCCCATTTGAATTTTGACCACCTCTCTTGATTACAGTTCTTTCATACCATTTTTCAGCTAGCTACATGCCTCCTTTGCGGTGTCTAAATTAAAGAGAATGAATATTTTTTGTGAACCTCTGTTAGTTTAGAATAAACACGCTTTTTTGAAATTACTTTTGTCATGGTGCTCTATGCAAACATTATAAGCTCTTTTTTCTTATTTGTTTTGCCTTCCAGCATGTTGAAGGTAGTACCATGTTGATATTTCCATTTTGCAATACATTGGTGCTATATAATGTCATGCATTAGGTATGCTCTAGAAGCATATATCTTTTCTGATTATATAGCTGATAGTATATCCTATGCCTATGCTACTTTATTATTTCTCAACTGCATGTTTAACTGTTTTAACACAAAAACATACTTGGAAAACTCAAACTGTAAGTATTTGCAGAATGTTTCATATTAATACTAACATAGTTAATATCTCATCTGCAGCAAAAAAGTTTTGTTGCCGAAGCATCCTTGGAGTTGATATCGATACTGGTAAGTTCTCTAAATACGAAATGATAATGTCTTTGTTCTCTGGGACAAGAGTCTGTGTTGAATGTCACACGTGTTTGTTTACTTACTGCTTTCCTTTTTAAGTTTTGTTTTTGTTATTTAGACTACACCATTACAACATCAAAACTCTATGCAACAATGTAACTTAATTCTATAGCCCACACATATAATGTTGAAAAGAGCTACTTTTAGGCTATTGGTTAAgtatataattaataacaaataattacGGTTTTTTTATCATGCAGATCGAATTGAGGAAGCAAAATGGAATCTTAGGAGGAATATGAGGGAAAGCACTGGTAAGCTACCAGCAAAAGCTTCCCGTTTAAAAGATGCTAAGGCTGTGGAAGTTTCTGATAACAGTGTTGCTGAGTCCCCAACTGAACGGAAAGGCGAAGATTGTGAAGGCCCATCTCCATGTAATCTGTCAGAACGAGTGTTTTTCCAAAGAGAAAATTTTGTGCAGAGTCGAATTTCTGATGATAAACGATATCACACAATTATGTGGTAAGTTTGTTCTTTATTTAAATCCACTTCATTTAAAATATGTTTATTGCAAGTTGCAGCATTAGTTAGTACTTAGTAGTCGGCAGTCCTATAGGTAAGGGAGATGGTCATGTCACTGTACGTTCAAATTTAAAATTAAGATGGCTGTTGTTTGAACTTTGACAGAGGGAAGAGTGTCAGCGAGTGTACAATACCAGCTGTAAACAGCTTGCTACTTGGTTCATTTACCGCAATATGCTATGTATAATATTAGGCAGACAGAACAGAATTATAAGAATAGTAAAGTAGATAGCTAAACACTTTGAATTTTAGCTAGGTTTGGTCTCCTGATCCTCTAATTGTGGCCTACTTTCTAATATCATACCAACTTTACAAAAGATTGTGTTGATAATTATAGAATTCAACGGTCACCTCTAaatcacttcttattatttatGACTTCCCTGCTTCTTGCAAAAACTAAACCATGAACACAAAGTTCTCGATGCATCTAGCTTGTATTGAGCCTACCACTCTCTAGCCTTCTCTTGCAGCCAATTACAACCTAAAGATTGTATGAAAGGTTTACAACTCAAAAGCTATAAACTGAAAATTTAACTTAATTGTTAGCAAGGCTGTCGGTTTTTTTTTTCTGTTGTAAAAACTAAATCACTAGACCATACAAAATAGCAATGCATATTTGTACATGGAAATTAATAAAATTACACTGGGTTTAAGATTTAAAGGTGTGGAGAGACAGGAGTGTAGCTTTTTTGTGCTTGTCAGTACAATAGAGAAATGGTTTA
This genomic interval from Apium graveolens cultivar Ventura chromosome 8, ASM990537v1, whole genome shotgun sequence contains the following:
- the LOC141677800 gene encoding putative RNA methyltransferase At5g51130, with the translated sequence MNDVVKLTPKAKNSNSKKRKRKEVALFGNYKNYYGYRIGQELEEDPRVKVFKKEWFEGKDCLDIGCNSGLITINIAKKFCCRSILGVDIDTDRIEEAKWNLRRNMRESTGKLPAKASRLKDAKAVEVSDNSVAESPTERKGEDCEGPSPCNLSERVFFQRENFVQSRISDDKRYHTIMCLSVTKWIHLNWGDEGLINLFTKIWKLLQPGGMLILEPQPWDSYSKNRKVSETARNNYSTIEIFPESFQDILLDKIGFRLVEDISCHLSGSKTGFKRPILAFWK